TTCTCGCACACCTTATCTGGAGGTGAACATGGAAAACGGCGTCCTGTTTGTGAACGAGAAAATTGACAGAGAGCAGATATGCAAGCAGAGCGCAAGCTGCCAGCTCAACATGGAGGTGTTTTTGGAGAACCCGCTGGAGCTTTTCCGAGTCGAGATAGAAGTAGTGGACATCAACGACAACCCGCCTAGCTTCCCCGAAACGGACATCATGGTGGAAATTTCCGAAAGCGCGACTCCCGGGACGCGTTTCCCGCTGGAAAGCGCGTTCGACCAGGACGTGGGTTCCAATTCCTTGCGCACGTATGATATCACCACCAACAACTACTTTTACCTGGACGTGCAGACTCAAACAGACGGGAACAAATTCGCTGAGCTAGTGCTGGAGAAGCCCctggacagagagcagcaggcgGCTCACAGGTACGTGTTGACAGCGGTGGACGGCGGCCAACCTCCCCGGACAGGCACCGCTCTCTTAGTGGTTAAAGTGCTCGACTCCAACGATAACGTGCCTGTGTTTGAGCAACCAGTTTACTCCGTAACACTCTCTGAAAACGCACCAGCCGGCACGCTGGTTATCCAACTAAACGCCACTGACATGGACGAGGGACTTAACGGCGAAATAGCTTATTCTTTTAGTAACCACATCTCCAACCGTGTTAAAGAAATCTTCAGCATACATCAGCGCACGGGTCGCATCGAAGTGCGAGGAGAGCTGGATTTTGAGGAGAGCAGCCTGTACCAAATTTTTGTCCAAGCCAAGGATATGGGGCCGAACGCCGTGCCTGCGCATTGCAAGGTGCTCGTCACAGTCATGGACGTGAATGACAATGCACCAGAAATCACCTTCAGCACTGTTACAGAGTCTGTAAGTGAAAATGCGGCCCCTGGCACTGTCATCGCCTTGCTGAGTGTGACAGACTTGGATGCTGGGGAGAATGGACAAATGAACGTGGAAATCCTAGGAGAAGTCCCCTTTAAATTAAAATCATCATTTAGGAATTATTTCACCATTGTGACAGACGGGCTGTTGAATAGGGAGCAGGCAGACTCTTATTCAGTGACTGTAGTCGCGAGGGATAAAGGATCACCTTCTCTTGCCACAAGCAAGTCCATTAAAGTCCGAGTGTCAGATGAAAATGACAACGCCCCCACATTTACGCAAGCCACATATGATGTATACGTGACTGAAAATAATGTGCCAGGGGCGTATATACACGCCGTGACCGCTTTGGATCCTGACATAGGGCAGAATGCGCTCATCACTTATTCCATATTAGAATGCAACATCCAAGGCATGTCAGTGAAAACATATGTGTCAATTAATGAGGAGACAGGGTACTTATATGCGCTCAGGTCTTTTGACTATGAACAACTGAAGGATTTCACTTTTGTGGTCCAAGCTAAAGACGCGGGCACCCCTGAGCTCTCCACTAATGCCACTGTTAAAGTTATCATTGTGGACCAGAATGACAACACCCCACTGGTATTAGCCCCTGTGGGGAAGAACGGCACGGCGAAAGAACCTCTCCCTCGCTCAGCTGAGCCCGGTTACTTGGTGACGCGCATTGTGGCAATGGATGCCGACGATGGCGAGAACGCCAGGCTTTCCTACAGCATTCAAAGGGGCAATGAGAATGGAATGTTCAGGATGGATTGGCGGACAGGCGAACTCCGTACGGCGAGACGAGTGTCCCCTAAACGAGACCCTCATCAGTTGTACGACCTGCTGATAGAGGTGAGGGACCACGGTCAGCCTCCGCTGTCCTCTAGTGCTAGCATACTGGTGGTGTTGGTGGACAGCGTGGCACAGGGTCGCGGCACCGGGGACCGAGGAAGTGCTTTTAAAGCTAAAGACAGCACGCTGAACCTCAcgctcatcatcatcatcgccTTGGTCTCTGTCTCCTTGATATTCCTCCTGGTAATGATTGTGCTGGCCGTGCGTTGCCAGAAGGACAAAAAGGTCAACATTTACACTTGCCTGACCAGCGACTATTGCTTGGGCTGTAGCTCCTGTTGCTCACGACAAGGCCGGGCCCGCAAGAAAAAGCTGACCAAATCTGATATTATGCTTGTGCAAAGCGCTGTGAATGTCACTGGGACAGGTACAGCTCAAGTCCCTGTGGAGGAGTCAGGCAGTTTTGGCTCACACCACCAAAATCAGAATTATTGTTACCAGGTATGTCTGACTCCTGAGTCTGCTAAAACTGACCTCATGTTCCTAAAGCCGTGTAGTCCGTCTAGGAGCGCAGACACGGACCACAACCCATGTGGAGCCATAGTAACAGGGTACACAGACCAACAGCCTGACATCATATCAAATGGCAGTATATTATCAAATGAGGTAAGAAACCTTTTCATGTTCTTAATTTGTACCTCTCATAACATTTTTACTGTAAAACCTGATTCACTAATAGGTTGTCTGTTTGATTTGATGTTGACTGTTCCTATATGACATACGCAAACATTTCATTCCTCAAATATTTCCCCTCATTTTAGCTTCATGACAGGTTCAGCATGTTATGAGAGCCTCATGCAGTTGCTGTTATGTATGAATGGATGATGTTAAAACAAACTGAGCAAAGAGTCAAATTTAATTGAACCGTATTTAATCgagtcttcatttatttatttaactctTATTTATCCATCAAATGAGAAGATTCTTTTTTGCAATGCCAACCTGGCTAATTCATGCGCTGCTTGCAATTATGAGCATTTGACTGAAAAAAGCACAAATGGTTATGTTTAAAGTTGTCCCGATTAAAATTTTGCACCCGAGttcgagtccgagtcacctgattttcagAATTTGCAGACAGTGGTGAATgaagtaataataatagtacTCTAGGGCTGTACAAAGCCGGCATTTTGCTCGCATTTGCGCCTAAAACTAATTTGTTGTGAGtagaggaaaaaatggacagattttTATCCCTTCAATTTGCATTTTGCTCCTGTAaaaaggcatgaaaatctctcacctttcggcgaaattcgccgttttgaaataaaaaaaggtgACCTacttgaattgtgtagatctgaGGAGAATTTATGGGGGGTTTgggagatttttttaatgtctgacgcttggtatgcaagcggggaaagcggcacaaagccaaaaaagcgcaccagaggggccaaaacattgacttatttcaatgaaacaaaGGAAGGTAcactgtgtcctgtctctttaatgccaagcttggctgcatgaatgaacacctaaagcgccgtcacccagttgtaattttggaagacgacagcagACAAttaacaagctggcagattgtaagtccatctaactaactaactaacaatACGTTttgttgaagttgctaagcctgtcgcgatatacaATGAGTCCAATAATCGCACGGTAaagaaaaatgagggcggtaattctgACGGCTGCGTTTCATTgtcgcgtgcgtgcatacaattgtgcgtgcgtgtacacgtgcgtgttgatggcatatgagcatATgtccctttcacagatgtttattggtcatcaacacgctgtagaattaaagttcagacatacaaaataaggaaacacatctatattaaacactgtaaccaTGAGcaatgctacattgaggctaatggggaaaaaagacaacctatgtTAGCCTGctttaaaacattggcagtcttctccaaaatgcaaacttgcggttaaaaggttacacttcaaacatgaaaaagcgCTAGTTAACAGTACTtgcaaacggaaaaaaaaaaaaaaatttgattactgacaccacatgcaatgacaaaaagagctattttttgcggagtgtaaagcttactgttagcggtttagcgaacgtacttccggtgaacatttcaaaattaaagcacgtcatgttcgtcatataaataacgatttctggagtttatcccacatacttcagaattcagattctacattaagaatagctctaaaatgacaacctttatgaaaaatgtgattggcaacgattattatactattatatatagtagcatactataatattaatactagatattttttcaagaattgttttgaatcatgttggaaaggcaaagtcagtattctaaatctgtttacattccattcttttgcactagttaatgctatcagcattcaacctcattgtttatttgtgatttattggtcttatttacgtgtttatttgtactttaataaagaatttaagtgttccaaaatgttttcgtgaattgataagcgtcatcaaaaattgtattgctaaattaattaaaaaaaaaaaaaagggggggggggtattagattagttgactaaaaaaatagtcagctgacaaatcgggagaaaattacaggtagtcgtttgggacagccctagtgtaccagaacatatttcctctacacgcttctcacctttttaacccctgacccattttcatgcctgtgtaAAATATAACAGGTACGAAGATGTCCTGATCCCATCTTTTTAGCTACAACAAATCATTACGTATTttaaagctgacaattcttacagGCGCTGTATGCCTCCAATAGGGCTTATGATTGGCGGCGTGGCCAATAAAACGCGGACTAAAACATAAACAACGTTACACAAAGTATTCACGGAGGTAAAATTTATCTATGTGTGTTATGTGCGCTGTCGCGTCATGACATTATTATGTGATTCCGCTGAGCATTAAAAGAAGCAGCCTGGCAGTATCTCCGACAGAGGACCGAATGAGGATCACTCTTAAGGGTCcacattgcgatattaaaacaggAAGAATTTCAAcatatgacttgaatagctccgtttgggaagactttggttgaccatATAAAAGGGAGGCAATGTCTCTGTTCCcaagctgcttttatgaagcaaaacagaAAGGCCAAATTATACCGGATGCGTATGCGGTGCGTATCCGCCAAGCTCCGCGTTGACTGCGTCAgccgcagtacgtcaaaaatagGACAGAACATACCGGCTCCGCACAACTGCGGTCCGGCAGCTCTGTCACCGTTGTGAGCGcccgcgtgatcgcgcgcgatagtgtggcattaaaaacaacaacaaacaaacacgcAGAGTCTGT
This Corythoichthys intestinalis isolate RoL2023-P3 chromosome 11, ASM3026506v1, whole genome shotgun sequence DNA region includes the following protein-coding sequences:
- the pcdh10b gene encoding protocadherin-10b isoform X2, encoding MIVFLIALCIADGALAQIRYSVPEEADHGTLVGNIAEDLGLDLTKLASRHFQVVPSSRTPYLEVNMENGVLFVNEKIDREQICKQSASCQLNMEVFLENPLELFRVEIEVVDINDNPPSFPETDIMVEISESATPGTRFPLESAFDQDVGSNSLRTYDITTNNYFYLDVQTQTDGNKFAELVLEKPLDREQQAAHRYVLTAVDGGQPPRTGTALLVVKVLDSNDNVPVFEQPVYSVTLSENAPAGTLVIQLNATDMDEGLNGEIAYSFSNHISNRVKEIFSIHQRTGRIEVRGELDFEESSLYQIFVQAKDMGPNAVPAHCKVLVTVMDVNDNAPEITFSTVTESVSENAAPGTVIALLSVTDLDAGENGQMNVEILGEVPFKLKSSFRNYFTIVTDGLLNREQADSYSVTVVARDKGSPSLATSKSIKVRVSDENDNAPTFTQATYDVYVTENNVPGAYIHAVTALDPDIGQNALITYSILECNIQGMSVKTYVSINEETGYLYALRSFDYEQLKDFTFVVQAKDAGTPELSTNATVKVIIVDQNDNTPLVLAPVGKNGTAKEPLPRSAEPGYLVTRIVAMDADDGENARLSYSIQRGNENGMFRMDWRTGELRTARRVSPKRDPHQLYDLLIEVRDHGQPPLSSSASILVVLVDSVAQGRGTGDRGSAFKAKDSTLNLTLIIIIALVSVSLIFLLVMIVLAVRCQKDKKVNIYTCLTSDYCLGCSSCCSRQGRARKKKLTKSDIMLVQSAVNVTGTGTAQVPVEESGSFGSHHQNQNYCYQVCLTPESAKTDLMFLKPCSPSRSADTDHNPCGAIVTGYTDQQPDIISNGSILSNETKHQRVELSYMVDRQRRVNSSAFQEADMVSSKDSGHGDSEQGDSDHDATNRGLSSGADLFSNCTEECKALGHSDRCWMPSFMPTDGRQAPDYRSNLHVPGDTCQSPIHISSPSWSPQPSPQPQPSWNPREERV
- the pcdh10b gene encoding protocadherin-10b isoform X1 → MIVFLIALCIADGALAQIRYSVPEEADHGTLVGNIAEDLGLDLTKLASRHFQVVPSSRTPYLEVNMENGVLFVNEKIDREQICKQSASCQLNMEVFLENPLELFRVEIEVVDINDNPPSFPETDIMVEISESATPGTRFPLESAFDQDVGSNSLRTYDITTNNYFYLDVQTQTDGNKFAELVLEKPLDREQQAAHRYVLTAVDGGQPPRTGTALLVVKVLDSNDNVPVFEQPVYSVTLSENAPAGTLVIQLNATDMDEGLNGEIAYSFSNHISNRVKEIFSIHQRTGRIEVRGELDFEESSLYQIFVQAKDMGPNAVPAHCKVLVTVMDVNDNAPEITFSTVTESVSENAAPGTVIALLSVTDLDAGENGQMNVEILGEVPFKLKSSFRNYFTIVTDGLLNREQADSYSVTVVARDKGSPSLATSKSIKVRVSDENDNAPTFTQATYDVYVTENNVPGAYIHAVTALDPDIGQNALITYSILECNIQGMSVKTYVSINEETGYLYALRSFDYEQLKDFTFVVQAKDAGTPELSTNATVKVIIVDQNDNTPLVLAPVGKNGTAKEPLPRSAEPGYLVTRIVAMDADDGENARLSYSIQRGNENGMFRMDWRTGELRTARRVSPKRDPHQLYDLLIEVRDHGQPPLSSSASILVVLVDSVAQGRGTGDRGSAFKAKDSTLNLTLIIIIALVSVSLIFLLVMIVLAVRCQKDKKVNIYTCLTSDYCLGCSSCCSRQGRARKKKLTKSDIMLVQSAVNVTGTGTAQVPVEESGSFGSHHQNQNYCYQVCLTPESAKTDLMFLKPCSPSRSADTDHNPCGAIVTGYTDQQPDIISNGSILSNETKHQRVELSYMVDRQRRVNSSAFQEADMVSSKDSGHGDSEQGDSDHDATNRGLSSGADLFSNCTEECKALGHSDRCWMPSFMPTDGRQAPDYRSNLHVPGMDSVPDTEVFQNSEQMADMSFFTFGKETPVNHQYIYHHHHGLHNHHLSHNHHGIPERKEFDAFLPSSKSPYTSAYIKRKRIQ
- the pcdh10b gene encoding protocadherin-10b isoform X3 is translated as MIVFLIALCIADGALAQIRYSVPEEADHGTLVGNIAEDLGLDLTKLASRHFQVVPSSRTPYLEVNMENGVLFVNEKIDREQICKQSASCQLNMEVFLENPLELFRVEIEVVDINDNPPSFPETDIMVEISESATPGTRFPLESAFDQDVGSNSLRTYDITTNNYFYLDVQTQTDGNKFAELVLEKPLDREQQAAHRYVLTAVDGGQPPRTGTALLVVKVLDSNDNVPVFEQPVYSVTLSENAPAGTLVIQLNATDMDEGLNGEIAYSFSNHISNRVKEIFSIHQRTGRIEVRGELDFEESSLYQIFVQAKDMGPNAVPAHCKVLVTVMDVNDNAPEITFSTVTESVSENAAPGTVIALLSVTDLDAGENGQMNVEILGEVPFKLKSSFRNYFTIVTDGLLNREQADSYSVTVVARDKGSPSLATSKSIKVRVSDENDNAPTFTQATYDVYVTENNVPGAYIHAVTALDPDIGQNALITYSILECNIQGMSVKTYVSINEETGYLYALRSFDYEQLKDFTFVVQAKDAGTPELSTNATVKVIIVDQNDNTPLVLAPVGKNGTAKEPLPRSAEPGYLVTRIVAMDADDGENARLSYSIQRGNENGMFRMDWRTGELRTARRVSPKRDPHQLYDLLIEVRDHGQPPLSSSASILVVLVDSVAQGRGTGDRGSAFKAKDSTLNLTLIIIIALVSVSLIFLLVMIVLAVRCQKDKKVNIYTCLTSDYCLGCSSCCSRQGRARKKKLTKSDIMLVQSAVNVTGTGTAQVPVEESGSFGSHHQNQNYCYQVCLTPESAKTDLMFLKPCSPSRSADTDHNPCGAIVTGYTDQQPDIISNGSILSNETKHQRVELSYMVDRQRRVNSSAFQEADMVSSKDSGHGDSEQGDSDHDATNRGLSSGADLFSNCTEECKALGHSDRCWMPSFMPTDGRQAPDYRSNLHVPGMDSVPDTERGNEFSSSFLVDIPETA